The following nucleotide sequence is from Lentimicrobiaceae bacterium.
TATCATTTATATTGATGCTTACGAAAACCTGATAACCAATATCGGAGCAGATTTATTCAGGACTGTGGGGCAGAATAGTCCCTTTACTATTTACCTTCGCAATCCATCCTATACCCTTACTACCATTCACGAAACCTACGACGATGTAAAAAAAGAAGGAGAAATGGTGGCATTGTTTAATTCGGGCGGATATCTTGAAATAGCACTGAATAAAGGCAATGCAGCAGGATTATTAGGAATGGAAATCAATGATCCGGTACGAATAGAGTTTGATAAAAAATAATTACTTTTGCGCTCGCAAACCCATCATACATTTTCCTATGTTTACACTTCTGCGTAAAGAAGTAAGGAGTTTTTTAAGTTCGTTTATCGGCTATATAGTTATCATTGTTTTTCTGTTGGTTAACGGACTATTTCTCTGGTTTTTCCCACTCGACTTCAACATTCCCGACAACGGGTACGCCAACCTGGATGGACTGTTTCTGCTGGCTCCTTTTGTTTTTTTGTTTCTCATCCCGGCTATTACCATGCGTATGTTTGCCGACGAAAAAAAGAGCGGAACTATTGAACTGCTGCTTACTAAACCCCTTACCGACCTTCAGTTGGTACTGGCAAAGTATTTTGCAGGGTTGATACTGGTAGTTTTTTCCCTTCTCCCCACCTTGGTTTATTACCTTTCAGTGTATCTTCTCGGATCTCCTGTCGGCAATCTCGATTCAGGAAGCATCTGGGGCTCATATATCGGTTTGTTATTTTTGGGAGCTGCTTTCGTTGCAATTGGTCTGTTTTCATCTTCTCTTACTGATAATCAGATAGTTTCGTTTATACTTGCCCTACTTTTGTGTGGCTTTTCCTATTTGGGATTCGAGTTTATTTACTCCTTCAATTTCTTTGGAAAATTTGACCTTTTCATTAAATCGCTGGGCATTTCGGCACATTA
It contains:
- the gldF gene encoding gliding motility-associated ABC transporter permease subunit GldF, with the translated sequence MFTLLRKEVRSFLSSFIGYIVIIVFLLVNGLFLWFFPLDFNIPDNGYANLDGLFLLAPFVFLFLIPAITMRMFADEKKSGTIELLLTKPLTDLQLVLAKYFAGLILVVFSLLPTLVYYLSVYLLGSPVGNLDSGSIWGSYIGLLFLGAAFVAIGLFSSSLTDNQIVSFILALLLCGFSYLGFEFIYSFNFFGKFDLFIKSLGISAHYSSMSRGVIDTRDVLYFLSIITVFILFTKISLESRKW